From Physeter macrocephalus isolate SW-GA unplaced genomic scaffold, ASM283717v5 random_2218, whole genome shotgun sequence:
GAAACTCATTTCTGTGGCAATATATACTTCCTGATATTGCCAGGCCTAGGGTCTTAAAGGAAATATGAATGCAATTTGGACAGTAGTTACCTGGGATTTTCTGTGTCATAAGATCACAGGGTCTCATGAGGAGTTGGCAGTTCTGCCGCCAGCTAACTAAGGATAGAGAAATAAACAAGGTATTAGTCACAGAGGGGCTGAAAATCTGGGCCAGTGGATCTCCAATTTGAACATGCCTCATGAGTCACCTAGAGGGCCTGTTAAAACACGGATTGTTGGACTTCACCCCAGAATTTCTGCTAGCTTATATCTGGGGTGGTACCTGAGAATTTACATTCCTAATGAGTTCCCAgttgatgctgatgctgctgatctGGTAACTGCattttgggaaccactgatctaggAGAAAAGCCACTGGCCTGGGAGGCAGAAGCCCTGAGTCTTTATGTAGACTTTGCTCCTAGGAAGCATTTCTCTGAGGAAGTTACTTcttctctctgagtctcaattctctgatctgtaaaatggtggtGGGGTGCACTACATGAGCTCTAAGGGCCATTCCAGCTCTAAGATGCTACATTTGAATAATAACTACCACTAATTGAGCCTTTACTCTGTGTTAGCCCCTGTACTGAGCGCTTATATGAATTCAATCGTTGAATCTTCACCAAGATTATATGAGGTAGGTATGATTGTTATCaccattatacagatgaaaagactgaggCTTGACAAGAGTCACATAGAATACATAGTGGGTTGAGGACTTGATCATAGATTGGTttggctctggagcctgtgctattATCCACTCAGCTGTACAGCCTCGCTGAGAATCTTGGAGTCTTTTCTCTGTGCTTACCTCACTCTGTGTTCCAGATGGAAAACACCATCAAACAGTCTGAGAATGACCTAAACAAGCTGCTAGAGTCTACCCGGCGGCTACATGATGAGTATAAGCCGCTGAAGGAACATGTGGATGCCCTGCGCATGACTCTGGGCCTGCAGAGGCTCCCTGACCTATgtgaagaggaggagaagctCTCCTTGGAGTAAGCTGCCTGCCTCCTGTCCCTGcaacatacaccacacacacgcacacacactcgcacacgcgcgcgcgcgcgcgcgcgcgcacacacacacacacacacacacgtatatatacacacataaagcCTGGTCTGAAAGTCAGGGTACCCAGTCCTAGCCCCAGGCCTGTCAGTGGCTGACTCATtgcatgaccttgggtaagtctcTGTGTTGGGTTGTTAGATGATTAGACTAGAATTACTAGATGGCTTTTAAAGTTCCTTGTGCAGTTTTGACAATACAAGACTATGTCTATgactctttgtgtgtgtatacgtcTGTGACTCTTAAGAGGTCACTTCCCAAGTCAAGGTCTAGAAGGGGTGTCCAGAAACCTTGAAAACACAGAAGGGTGAGCTTTCATGGCCTCCAGGGGCTAGCCTGGAACTTTATCTTAAGACCCAGAGTTAAGAACTAGGCTTACTTTACAGAGACACAGAGCTCAGTTCAGTAgaaggaatagaagggaacataCTTCCTTAAGGTAGAGCAGGCTGCCTGTGGAAGTGGTGAGCTTCTTATTCCTAGAGGTATGCCAGCAGAGGCCTGAGGACACTTAATAGGAATACTGCAAAGGAACATGGGATGGAGGGTAGATAAATGCCTCTTGAGGACTTGGCTAGccttgggattttttttatttttctgggccTGTCAGAGCCAAGGAGCAGGAGGAGTACCCTTCCCAACACACAGTGGGCCTGGTACCCAGGGAGAAGAGCCttgtgctggagagggtgcaggaACTTCctacagtgagccacagcccaaCCCCCTTCCTTCTGTACCATGGAGTCCTTAAGAGGGGCAAGGTTCTCCTTGCTTTCAGGATGATCCAGCTAATGTCTCTCATCTCCAAAGTTACTTTGAGAAGCAGAAAGCAGAGTGGCAGACGGAGCCTCAGGAGCCCCCGATCCCTGAATCCTtggccgccgcagccgccgccgcccaACAACTCCAAGTGGCTAGGAAGCAGGACACTCGGCAGACAGCCACCTTCAGGC
This genomic window contains:
- the ZC4H2 gene encoding zinc finger C4H2 domain-containing protein, with protein sequence MEKIKTRLKAEFEALESEERHLKEYKQEMDLLLQEKMAHVEELRLIHADINVMENTIKQSENDLNKLLESTRRLHDEYKPLKEHVDALRMTLGLQRLPDLCEEEEKLSLDYFEKQKAEWQTEPQEPPIPESLAAAAAAAQQLQVARKQDTRQTATFRQQPPPMK